The genomic window AGGGCTGCCGCGGGGCGGTCTTGTTCCCAGGGCGTTGCCCTGGGCTATCCTATTTTGCTCCTTCGGAGCTCCCGCAGCCACCTACAATTCCGGCCCACACCCGTCCACGCCCCAATCGTCCGGTGAGAGCGGAGGGCGTGAGGCCGCGCGGGCCTGGCGGTTCCGCGGGAGGGCTATGCGGGGCGGCGGGCGGGCGCCGCCCGCCCATGCTGTATCAACCCCGTGAGGGGGAGAGTGATACAGCATGGGTAGATGGGCGAGAATGGGCGATTCTCGCGGTTCCGGCCATACTCGCTCATCTGCGCGATGAGCAAGCATGTGAGCGGGAATGGCCGGAGAGCGTAAGGCATTGCGGCATAGAGGGTTATAGGGCGGCCCCCGCCGGCGCCGCCGCACCGCTCCCATGCTCTCCAATGGCGGCTACGTCAGGATCGCCAAGCCCTGATGAGCCTTACTTCCTGGCCTTTTTCACCTTCATGGTGGCGAGTTGGCCGAAGCGGTTGCCGATGGCCAGGGCGGGGTCGAGGGGGGCCTCGATGCCCTTGGTCTTGGGCGTGACCTTGACGGGCTTGCGCGCGGCCAGGGTGCGGCCCTGGAACTGCGGCAGCCACGCGGCCTCCTTGGCGAGCATCTCGCGCACCATCTCGCGAATCTCGTAGAGCGTGCAGACCGCCGAGGCGAGCGGGTCGAGGGCGACCGCGGCGAAGGCCAGCTCGGGGTCGCCCGTGAGCGCGGCCTGGCAGGCGAGGCCCTGGACGGTGACGTTGGTCTGGTTGAGGGCCGCGCACTGGGGCGGGAGCGCGCCCACGCGGGTGGGGTAGATGCCCATCTTGTCCACGAAGCAGGGCACCTCCACGCAGCAGCCCTGGGTGAGGTTGGCGATGAGGCCGTCGTTGCGCACGTTGCCGTTGAGGCGGAACGGCTCGCCCGTGGTGTGGGCCTTGAGGATGTGGGTGCAGTACTCGGCGCTGGGCGGGGCGAGCTGGGTGGACTCGAACTCGAGGGGGTCCACCTTGGCGAACTTCTTGGCGAGGATCTTGCCGAACTTGTAGTAGGCGCCGCTCTCGCCGCCGAAGGCCGGCTCGTCGCAGTAGGTGTCGAGGGCCTTCTGGTTCTTGCGGAAGTAGGGGAGGTATTCGCTCAGGTGGCCGGTGCTCTCGGTCATGAAGTAGCCGAAGTGGCGCATGGTCTCGATGCGCACCTTCTCGATCTTGTAGACCTCGGGGCGCTCGCACAGGGCGCGGAACTTGGGGTAGAGGTCCACGCCGTCCTTCTCGAGCCGCAGGAACCAGGCCATGTGGTTGATGCCGGCGGCGAAGTAGGAGAGGGACTCCTTTCTCTCGCCGAGGATGTGGGCGATGAGGTCAATGGTGGTCTGCACGCCGTGGCAGAGGCCGACGAACGGCACCTTGGCCTCCTGGCCCAGGGCGTAGCACACGGCGGCCATGGGGTTCACGTAGTTGAGGAGCAGCGCGTGGGGGCAGAGGCTCTCCATCATCTTCGCATAGCGGACGACGACGGGGATGGTGCGGAGCGCGCGGAAGACGCCGCCCGGGCCCAGCGTGTCGCCGATGCACTGGTCCACGCCGTACTTGAGCGGGATGAGGTAATCGTGCTCGTAGGCCACGGCGCCGCCGGTGTCGAACATGTTCACCACGTAGTCCGCGCCGTCCAGCGCCTCGCGGACGTCGAGCGTGGCGGTGATCTTGGTGGGCAGGTGGTTGTCCTTCACCACGCGGTCGGCGAACGCCTGGATGCGGTCGAGCTTCGGCTTGCCGCGGTTCATCAGGCAGATCTCCGAGTCCACCAACTCGGGCGTCGCCATGATGTCCATCATGATCGTCTTGGCGAACACGATGCTGCCGGCGCCGATGAACGAGATCTTGGCCATGGCCTCGTCCTCCTGTGGGTGGTGAGCGGACCGCGCGCCTCGCTGTCCCAGAGGATACCCGGCGCGAGGCGGGCGTGTCAAGCGGCGAGGCCCGCGCGTGCCTCCGCTGCGGCGCCGCCGGGGCCGCTCAGGCGGAGAGGGCCTCGAGCAGTTCGTGGGCGATGAGGAGGTGCCCCGTGCGGTTGGGGTGAACGGGCTCGCCGCAGAAGGCCGTGAACGGGCGGTGCTGGAGCTGACGGACGAACATGTCCTGGAGCCGCACGAGCCGGGCATCGAAGGCCGTGGCCAGGTCGCGCACGACCGCCAGGTAGCCGGGCAACAGGGCCAGCACGCGGCGCTGGTAGTCGTCCGCGTCGCGCTCCAGGATCATGTAGAAGGGCTCGAGCAGCACGAGCCGCGGGGCGAGCCGGCTGGCGACGCGGGTGAGGATGCGCGTGTAGCTCTCGCGGTAGACCTCGGGCGGGACGTAGCGCACGCCGTCGAGGGTGCGGTGCAGGTCGTTGATGCCGATCATCACCGAGAGCCAGTCGGGGCGCTCGGCCAACACGTCGGCCTCCCAGCGGGCCTCGAGGTCCAACACCGTGTCGCCGCTGATGCCGCGGTTGACGAAGCGAATCCTGCGCTCGGGGTGCCGCGCCGTCACCAGGTCGGTGAAGTAGGCCACGTAGCCGTTGCCCAGGGGGCCGACGGCCGGGTCGCGCCGGCCGCAGTCGGTGATGCTGTCGCCGATGAGGACGAACGTCTCGCCGCTCTGGACGCTGAAACCGCTCATTCGGGCGTCTCCCTCGGGTGATGGGGGCTGGGGTCGCACACGTCGGACGGGTCCGACACGTCCGACGGGGCCCAGTGGGGCTTGTGGGCCCGGTCACAGCCGGCGAATGATCCGCAGGATTTCCTCGATGTCGTTGGCCACGGGGATCGGCTTGTTGGCGTGGCGGGCCTGGGCGACGCCGAACTGGCCGAACTCTTCGCGCAGGCGCGCCTCGTCGTACGAGTGATAGCCCACGGTGGCGTGGGGGTCTTTGAGCAGGTGGCCGGTGAGGATGCACACGACGCGCTCGCCGCGGCCGATGACGCCTTGCTCGCGCAGCCGCCTGGCGCCGGCGACCGAGGCGGCCGAGGCCGGCTCGCAGCCGAAGCCGTGCGCGCCCACCAGGGCCTTCGCGTCGAGGATCGCCTCGTCGGGCACCGCACGCACCACGCCGTTCGTCGCCTCCAGCGTGCGGAGCGCCTTGTCGAGGTTCACGGGGCGGTTGATTTCGATGGCCGAGGCGAGGGTGCGGGCGCGGCGCTGCTCGGTGTCCATCTGGGCGTAGAAGGCGGCGATCGCCGCATCGTCCACGTTCCCGCCGTTCCAGCGCAGGCCGGCGCGGTTCACCAGGCGGTCGAGGGTGTCGGCGCCCGCCGAGTTGATGATGGCCACGCGCGGGATGCGGGGGAGGAGGCCCAGAGCGTGCAGCTCGGCGAAGGCCTTGCCGAACGACGACGAATTGCCGAGATTGCCGCCGGGCACCACGATCCAATCGGGCGGCTCCCAGCCGAGGCCCTCGAGCACGCGGTACATGATGGCCTTCTGCCCCTCGAGGCGGAAGGGGTTGAGCGAGTTCATCAGGTAGAGGCCGGTCTGGAGGCACACCTCCTGCACCTGGCGCATCGCGTCGTCGAAGTCGCCGGCGATCTGGAGCGTCGTCGCGCCGTAGTCGAGCGCCTGCGAGAGCTTGCCGTAGGCGATCTTGCCCGAGCCCACGAACACCACGGCCTTGAGCAGGCCCGACACGCCGGCGAACAGGGCGAGCGAGGCCGAGGTGTTGCCCGTCGAGGCGCAGGCCGCGTACTTCGCACCCATCATGTTCGCGTGGGTGAAGGCGCCGGTCATCCCGTTGTCCTTGAACGAGCCCGACGGGTTGAGGCCCTCGTACTGGAGGAAGAGGCGGCCCGGCTCGAGGCCGACGTAGGCGGCCACCCCGTCGGTGCGCCGGAGCTGCGTCTGCCCCTCGCCGATGGTGAGCACCTTGTCGGGCTCGGCGAAGGGGATCAGTTCGCGGAAGCGCCACACGCCGCTGGAGTCGAGCGGGTTGCGCGAGGAGGTCCGCCGCTCGTCGAAGAGCGCGAGGCGCTCGGGCACGGGCAGGCGTTCCCAGTCGTAGGCCACGTCGAGCAGCGCCCCGCACCGCGCGCAGCGTTGATGCACCGACTTCAGGTCATACGTGGCCCCGCATGCGGGGCGGATGCACTG from Planctomycetota bacterium includes these protein-coding regions:
- the melA gene encoding alpha-galactosidase, with the translated sequence MAKISFIGAGSIVFAKTIMMDIMATPELVDSEICLMNRGKPKLDRIQAFADRVVKDNHLPTKITATLDVREALDGADYVVNMFDTGGAVAYEHDYLIPLKYGVDQCIGDTLGPGGVFRALRTIPVVVRYAKMMESLCPHALLLNYVNPMAAVCYALGQEAKVPFVGLCHGVQTTIDLIAHILGERKESLSYFAAGINHMAWFLRLEKDGVDLYPKFRALCERPEVYKIEKVRIETMRHFGYFMTESTGHLSEYLPYFRKNQKALDTYCDEPAFGGESGAYYKFGKILAKKFAKVDPLEFESTQLAPPSAEYCTHILKAHTTGEPFRLNGNVRNDGLIANLTQGCCVEVPCFVDKMGIYPTRVGALPPQCAALNQTNVTVQGLACQAALTGDPELAFAAVALDPLASAVCTLYEIREMVREMLAKEAAWLPQFQGRTLAARKPVKVTPKTKGIEAPLDPALAIGNRFGQLATMKVKKARK
- a CDS encoding SGNH/GDSL hydrolase family protein: MSGFSVQSGETFVLIGDSITDCGRRDPAVGPLGNGYVAYFTDLVTARHPERRIRFVNRGISGDTVLDLEARWEADVLAERPDWLSVMIGINDLHRTLDGVRYVPPEVYRESYTRILTRVASRLAPRLVLLEPFYMILERDADDYQRRVLALLPGYLAVVRDLATAFDARLVRLQDMFVRQLQHRPFTAFCGEPVHPNRTGHLLIAHELLEALSA
- the thrC gene encoding threonine synthase, giving the protein MIRLRSLADARPPCPEAVAHQQCIRPACGATYDLKSVHQRCARCGALLDVAYDWERLPVPERLALFDERRTSSRNPLDSSGVWRFRELIPFAEPDKVLTIGEGQTQLRRTDGVAAYVGLEPGRLFLQYEGLNPSGSFKDNGMTGAFTHANMMGAKYAACASTGNTSASLALFAGVSGLLKAVVFVGSGKIAYGKLSQALDYGATTLQIAGDFDDAMRQVQEVCLQTGLYLMNSLNPFRLEGQKAIMYRVLEGLGWEPPDWIVVPGGNLGNSSSFGKAFAELHALGLLPRIPRVAIINSAGADTLDRLVNRAGLRWNGGNVDDAAIAAFYAQMDTEQRRARTLASAIEINRPVNLDKALRTLEATNGVVRAVPDEAILDAKALVGAHGFGCEPASAASVAGARRLREQGVIGRGERVVCILTGHLLKDPHATVGYHSYDEARLREEFGQFGVAQARHANKPIPVANDIEEILRIIRRL